In Salvia miltiorrhiza cultivar Shanhuang (shh) chromosome 4, IMPLAD_Smil_shh, whole genome shotgun sequence, the DNA window ctttttataaaatagtTAAGAAGAGAAATCTAGatacttaattaaataatactagtatactaataatttagtaTGCATAAAATTTCCGGAAAGCCTAATAACAGTACAATTCAGATATAAATTGTTGCATTTAGGACGTAATTTATTGTTAAACGTCACTATTAACGAAAAGCATATACTAAACTCAACATATCTTCTACGAGTTACTTTCATCATTCTTGATTTGCCtaactcaattaaataatagGGGTGTGCCCAAAATCTATAAATcttttaacttaattttttaattaaaagaaaatataattaaaggaTATAATCGAAAGtttgtaattaattaaatgcATAATTggatttttataattaaattatatatatatatatatgtatatatatatatgtgtgtattagtatattttattactaattataatttcaaatatggaagtaattataaaaatgtcacatattttaaaaatacttccatattataattattaaaaatttgttacttactctatataaaaatagaacAATGAAAGCCCCTATTTGAATTGgtccaatcgagcatcacaagtgaaacccccaattcgaattggtcaaatcgagcatcacacgtgaaacccccaattcgaattcttccaatcgagcatcacaagtgaaatccccaattcgaattggtccaatcgagcatcacaagtggaacccccaattcgaattattccaatcgagcatcacaagtgaaacccccaattccaATTGATCAAATCGAGCATCACAAatgaaacccccaattcgaattattccaatcgagcatcacaagtgaaactCCCAATTCGAATTAttccaatcgagcatcacaagtgaaacccccaattcgaattggtcaaatcgagcatcacaagtgaaacaCTCAATTCGATTTGATCAAATTGGATCTCAATCATGAAATCCCCAATTCGAATTCATCAAATTGATTATCAATTttgaaacccccaattcgaattggtccaatcgagcatcacaaaTGAAACCCTCATTttgattttatcaaattgagATTCAATTTGTTCAAATTGAATCTCAATTATGAAATCCCCAATTTTAATTCATTAAATTGATTATCAATTTTGAAACCCCCAATTTGAATTGATCCAATCGAGcattacaagtgaaacccccaattcgagTTAGTCCAATtgagcatcacaagtgaaacccccaattcgatTTGATCAAATTGAATCTCAATTATGAAATCCCCAATTTGAATTCATCAAAttgattattaattttgaaaccccaattcgaattggtcCAATCGAACATTACAAGTGAAACTCCCAATCCGAATTGGTCAAATCGAGCATCACACGTGAAACCCTCAATTCGAATTCttccaatcgagcatcacaagtgaaacccccaattcgaattggtcaaatcgagcatcacaaatgaaacccccaattcgaattgttccaatcgagcatcacaagtgaaacccctAATTCGAATTATTCCAATCGTGCATCAtaagtgaaacccccaattcgaattggtcaaatcgagcatcacaaatgaaacccccaattcgaattgttccaatcgagcatcacaagtgaaacccctAATTCGAATTATTCCAATCGTGCATCAtaagtgaaacccccaattcgaattggtcaaatcgagcatcacaagtgaaacccccaattcgaattgttccaatcgagcatcacaagtgaaacccccaattcgaattattccaatcgagcatcataagtgaaacccccaattcaaATTGGTcaaatcgagcatcacaagtgaaacccccaattcgaattgttcaaatcgagcatcacaagtgaaacccccaattcaaATTAttccaatcgagcatcacaagtgaaacccccaattcgaattgtTCCGATtgagcatcacaagtgaaacccccaattcgaacCGGTCGAATCGAGTATCACAAGTGAATTGTACTGTTGCAtttcgaattgggggtttcacttgtgatcCTCGATTTGACCAATttgaattgggggtttcacttaTGATGATCGATTGGAATAATTCGAATTGagggtttcacttgtgatgctcgattggaacaattcgaattgggggtttcacttgtgatgctcgatttgACCAATTCGAAATGCTCGATTGGAataattcgaattgggggtttcacttgtgatgctcgattggaaCAATttgaattgggggtttcacttatgatgctcgattggaataattcgaattgggggtttcacttgtgatgctcgattggaacaattcgaattgggggtttcacttgtgatgctcgattggaagaattcgaattgggggtttcacttgtgatgctcgattggaaTAATTCGAATTGGtggtttcacttgtgatgctcgatttgACCAATTTGAATTGGGAGTTTCATTgttctatttttatatagagtaaaataataacaaatttttaataattataatatggaagtatttttaaaatatgtgacatttttataattacttccatatttgaaattattattagtaatcaaatatactaatatatatatatatatagatagataatttaattataaaaatccAATTATgcatttaattaattacaaaCTTTCGATTATATCCTTTGATTATATTTTCcttcaattaaaaaattaagttaaaagATTTATAGATATGGGGCACACCCctattatttaattgagttaGGCAAATCAAGAATGATGAAagtaaccagggggcttagcccactggccaccgggtcctcacttaagtgaagtgacccgggttcgatccctcttgggagcgaatttggagattggagatataaagtggattttggtgaatgggagagataaggtggttcttggagtggatatggaactaattactaacatctaacatgactttgcctgataaaaaaaaatagtttaacAATAAATTACATCCTAAATGCAACAATTTATTTCTGAATTGTACTGTTATTAGGCTTTcctgaaattaattttatgcatactaaattattagtatactagtattattttattaagtatcTAGATTTCTCTTCTTAactattttataaaaagaaactGTTATTGTCGAATAAAAATgcttatatagatagatagataatttaattgaaaaaatgCCTTATAAAACACACTAtctaataaaatacaaatggtCCAATGATATACAGTATAACATTGGGAGACTCGGAGTTGATTACGTTGGAGCAATGAAACATATAAATGCTTTATTccaactttttaatttttggatgAATCGGTACAATAAGGAAATAAGTGAAGGAAGCTTTTTAATGGAGTTAATAAATATAGGGCAAAATAGTCACTTTATATGTATTGcttttagttataaatttaattgaaaaaaaagtcaACCAAAATAAGCTTTTTGgctggacaaaatttgtccaaaTAGTTTTACTGTTAAACAAATGGTCCTCACCgactttatttttataaaaagtgGATATTTTTCAGATTTTACCTTTTAAGAAAATAGGTATCATTTTGTCCCTAgtgtttttatgttatttttaccCTTCTTCCTGATTCCCTCTATTTTTGTGTACACCTATATTTATGGAAAATATCACAATAGCCTCGTACATTGTACAGTTACCCTTTCGGACAATATTCCTGTAATTACGCGACAGTTGTGAATCAGCCATTGCTTCTTTGCTTACAGTCGAAGCACAAAAAAGGAAACTCGAGAGCCCCACATAAATTCTTTCAATTCAGACACTCTCTCAGTCTGTCCTAGTCAACGGCGGCGATCAATTCATGAATGAGGAAGATCACGGAGATGAGATCGGAGACGTTGACTCTTATCCTGGTGAATTTGGCCGGAATAATGGAACGCGCCGATGAATCTCTGCTGCCGGGAGTGTACAAGGAAGTCGGGGCGGCGCTGCATGCCGACCCAACTCGCCTCGGCTCTCTCACGCTTTTCAGATCCATCGTGCAGTCCTCGTGCTACCCCCTCGCCGCCTACCTCGCCGTCCGCCACAACCGGACCTCCGTCATCGCCCTCGGCGCTTTCCTCTGGGCCGCCGCCACTTTCCTCGTCGCCATCTCCTCCACTTTCGCCGAGGTTCATTTTCACTCCAAATCCTTATTTTACCATCAAAACCTCAACTTTTCTCTCAACTCTTGCAAATTGTGATTGGATTATTTTCAAAGTTCAAGAATTGAAATACGATTCCTCATTGATTGGTGAGATTGCAATGTGTTGTTTGTCTTTCTTTATTCATGTTGTTTTCCTAATCCGGCCCGTTTTGGGTGTTTTTGGATTTTGCATTCGAGCTTGCAATTGTATCATAGATATGAAAGTTTCTAAGTCAGAAATCAAATTGGTTTGATGTACAAATTTTGTTAATAAACCCTATACTACAAGAATGTGAAGAGTAAGTTAAAGGAGTTGGTTTTCTGAATCTTGGTTGATTTGTGGTATGTATTGTAGAATCTCTAATACTCTGGTTACATTTCATAAGTAGGGTCACCTAGTATTGAGTAGCCTTCTTGATCAGTTTGCAAATTTGATTTAATGCACCACAATTTCAAAAATGAGTTCATGGAAATCTGAAAGTTAGTGTTGTTTGTAGGTTTTTTAAAGTTTGATCTTGTTCCTTAGGTGGCAATATCAAGAGGTCTAAATGGGATAGGGCTAGCCATAGTCACACCAGCAATCCAGTCTCTTGTTGCTGACTCAACCGATGACACAAATCGTGGCACCGCCTTTGGTTGGCTGCAATTGACAGGAAACTTGGGTTCCATCATCGGGGGCCTCCTCTCCGTTCTCATAGCCTCCACATCGGTCATGGGAATCCCTGGTTGGAGAATTGCATTCCACCTCGTTGCAATATTAAGTGTCGTGATTGGTGCTTTAGTCCACCTGTTTGCCAATGATCCTCGATTTATTGATAGTGATGGTAAGAAGAAAGAGCAACCTCCACATAAGCCATTCAAGGAGGAAGTGAGGGAACTCGTTAAAGAAGCAAAAGCGGTTATAAAAGTGCCTTCGTTCCAGATATTGGTTGCTCAAGGCGTCTCTGGATCATTCCCATGGTCATCTCTGTCGTTTGCTCCTATGTGGCTAGAGCTCATGGGCTTCTCTCACAAGAAAACAGCAACCATCTTGACACTGTTTAACGTTGCTGGATCTCTTGGAGGTTTGTTTGGCGGGAAGATGGGCGACACGCTTGCCAAACCATTACCAAATGCTGGTAGAATTATACTCTCTCAGATAAGCTCTGGCTCGGCCATCCCCTTAGCTGCTATTTTGTTGCTCGGATTGCCCGATGACCCTTCCACCGCCGCAATGCATGGTTTCGTGTTCTTTGTTATGGGATTTTTCATCTCTTGGAATGCCCCAGCAACTAACAAGTGAGTATCTTGGAAACACTAACTTTCAAACTTTAATCTATCAAGTGTATATGTATTTGCTTTTATAAGTCATCGGTTTTGAATGTTTATTTGCTTTTTTGATAGTTCCCCCACATTACTGTGTATGCTAATGCAACAGATGGTTGGCTGCTGAAATTTCAATACTATTAATTAGTCCTAaaatttctctatttcgacGTGCTTGCAGTCCAATATTTGCAGAAATAGTGCCAGAGAGAGCTCGAACGAACATCTATGCTCTGGATCGATCTTTTGAGTCTATCCTTTCTTCATTTGCTCCACCAGTGGTCGGAATATTAGCTCAGCGGGTGTACGGATATAAGCCCCTCCCGGCAGGACCGGTAGACTCAAAATCAATTGAGACAGATAGAGAAAATGCTGCATCACTTGGCAAAGCCCTTTACACTGCAATAAGCATCCCTATGGCCATTTGCTGCGCCTTCTACTCGTTTCTCTATTGTACGTATCCGAGGGACAGAGACCGAGCAAGAATGGAAGCCTTGATCCAATCAGAAATGCTGGAGATAGAAACAGAAAACTCCGGCTTAGTGGAAGAACGCCCTCAGCTTCGTGTATCACTAAACAACAGTGTAGAGGAAAGAACTGTGATCGATGTGGATTATGAAGGAGATGCAAGTCTCGAGTTTGATGAGAACGACGAGCAGAGACTGCTCTCTCGTGATGGGGGCAAAGTGTAGACATGCTGAGTTTCAGCACCAACACATGGGAATTCTTCAAGAGGTTAGTACATCTTGGAATGTTGCGAGCTTGCATAATCAAATTGTATGATTTTTAGACAACATAGATACATATACACATCCATTTATTCAACAAGATTCTTTCCAAAGTTTTGTGTGTCTCGTAAAGAAGAACAGCATTTTCGAATGATATTGGACTATGATTTGAGATTGGTATTTGAATATGATCTAAACTCTAAACTTCCTTTGTGTCTTTCTCTTTAGAATcctctatgtgtgtgtgttttcttGTAATAATTTCATTTCAAGTGAAAACCTGGCTAGTCTACGTAGTCGCACTAAATTTTAATGTTGCTCAATTTCAATCGATGTTGCAAATTGCATGTATGAATCATAGTCACTAAATAGTTTGCACCAATTTCTTTTTTAGAGTGTTCCCGAAAAATTCGTCACAATctctttattttctatttttgtacacGATTTCACTATCAATTTTACAATTATAACTCTTTAAACACTATTTTTATATATGATTCCaccatcaaataattttttttacaaatttttattaaaacttatgtCGTTCTTCTTGGAACTAATTATTGAGGGATGGAGGGAGAATGTTCTTTGtgtaaaaaattaacaaaaataatgTAAAGAGTGATGTTATATATGCTGTTAGCCATAACAATTCTATATATGACTAATAACAAATACTCTCACCGATCTATTAAAATTGGCTCAGTTCTTTTgagcacgaaaattaaggaaaatgtgtaaattagataaaagtgtaaGTGTCCACAATTTCTTAAAAGTTAAATATTATCTTTTATGTAAATGAGTCAATTTTAGTGGGACGTCTCAAAATAGAAAACGAGTTAATTTTAATGGAAACAAAGGAAGTAGTATATGTTTCTAAACTATTATAGATCTCACGTCTACTTTCGCAATTGATCTTATAGGAGGCGTTCGGTTTGAGTGATAAgggatgattgataaaataatccacattaattaagtatttggtttgcatgattgggCCGTGATTGATAATTCGATCCGTATTTAATCATCCAATTAAGTTATTATTTATCAACCTAAAGTTgggtgaattatttaatcattccTCCAATTATATCAATCTTATTAATTTTATCGATCACATCCACCAAATCAATCGTAGCCAAtatatagtagtattatttagggttaatagccgaaaaatacacaaactttcaccgaatttgcatactgcacatgaccttaaaaaatagccccaaaatacatcaccttttcaTTTAATCGCAAATTGCACCCGCGTTGACTAACACCTTGATCGGTGGTGATGTGGCTGTCGGATTTTGTCGACGAGGACGATTTTCCGATgtagtaaaacgacgtcgttttgtcaagctcttttaaattaaaaaaaataaaatcaaaaaatgGAACGTCGCTGCCTGCCTTAGCCAACCTCTGTTTTCCACCGTCTCCAGTCAGCGCGCGGTTCGTCGACCACCACGCACCGTCTCTCCGCCTCTCCGCCTACCTCTCTCATCACTCCAGCGCCACCTTCTGCCCCACCTCGACACACCCTGCTGCCACCACCGCTCAGGCCAGCGCCCTAGATCCCTCGTCTTTTCCAGACGCCGAgcaccacctccacctccacctccaccgcACCGCACAGCGCGGCCTTGTCTCCAACCGCCGCGTTCCACCACCACCGTTCACGAACGCCGCTGACCACTGAGCCCTACACTTTCACTTCACCGCCAACTCTGCAAAACCCCCAAATCCCCTACAATCGCCGCCAACTCTACAAAACCTCCAAATCCAGAACCACAACCACCCCTCTCTCTCAGTCAACGATCGCCATTTCCTTCCCTCTCTTCCTCTCCTTTTCCCTCTCTCGATTCCTGCAACTCCGGCGCGAGGTCAGAGGTAAAAAGGAGAGAGGAGGTGGTGCAGTGGACAAATGGTCGAAAACAAAaaacgtgagagagagagagagacttgcTTTTAGATCTGCCGTCTTTTTCCAAGAAGCTGCGGAGGGTTCCAAATCCGCCGCCATTGAGTTGGGTTTTTTTGCTGCGCCTAAGGTCCGACGCCTGATTTTGGTGGAAGAGCTGGCCGACGGTGGTGGAGAAGCTTGAGGAAGGGGAGGACGCGGCTGtaatttttgagagagagatgattttttgtttttgttttatttcttttttaataaaaatgacatGTGTATTGCCAGATCAATTAAAATGCCACGCGTATTGCCACCTACAATAAAAATGCCACGCGTATAGTCCACGTCATTGccggtcaactttaattatGGCCGGAGTTCTCGCCGTGTGCAAATTGCAATAAAATCAATAGTTCGTGTATTCTGGAGCTAATTTTaaaagtcatgtgcaaaattcaaatttggtGAAACTTCTCTAGCTATTAATCCTATTATTTAATACTAATTTCTTAGACATAAAGTTCCAATGATATAAGATCCTCTAGGCTTACTTGCAGAGTTACAAATTCGAGACGATTAATCAATCTAGTTAATCAATTTAAACACACCATCTCACAGATCACAACAATTGCAGATTAAATTTGGCATTCTCAATATTTATTGAACAACAAGATCTAACGTGGCCGGAAAATGGAAGCACATGGGATGTGTCGTGTGTTATATTGAATAATGGCGTCTTTAAGACTCATTAATCATCCTTTCAACTCAATCAAATCATTTGCCAATCTAATGTATAATATGAACAACATATTGAATTTGACTCTCGATCTACCAAGCCCTTTTACATGTGATTTCTTGTTTGATTGCTTCCCACTAGGGAAACCAAATTCGATAATACTTCATCTTCCATGAAAAAATTTACCATAAttacttttataaaaaatttataataatgttatatttttatattacattTATGTAAATTTTTTCTTGACCAAGTaaacaaataagaaaatatatctAACTTGTTAAAAAAAAGTTTGTGCTTCATCAAATCAAGCTTTATGTCATACTTGTATGATATACATAGATTCACATTCCGTTCTATATCTTTTACTGAAGGAAAAACACATTATTGTCTTGTAAGGTTTGCATCACTTTTGAtagcacggattttaataaatgttaagTGAGTGTGTTACGAATGGAGGGAGAGACCCGATTTTATTGTAGTGTTAATGTATagtgagataaaaaagaaaaaagaaaaaaaaaaagaatttgtgGTAAGCCATTTCTAGTAAAATTGTGAATAAGTTGATATAATGAAGATAAAATAAGTGTTTGTGGtattctaaatatatatataaaaaagtattAATGGTGGaggaatttttgttttttgaggaAACGAAGAGGATATATTATTTGAACACATGAACATGGAACATGGAGATAACCCACCACAAACAAAGagggttcattccaaacatgatgtGTAGGAATATCACTCGCGGCTTTCGCTAAACAATGAGCGACGACATTTTGTTCTCTCTTAATATGACGGATGCAGATATCCGGAAGCAGCAAAAGTTCTTCGCGGTAAAAGGAAACAATGGCACCCAACTTCAGAATGTTTCTCTCGCCCAAGCTAACAACATCACACACTCGCTTGCAATCGGATTCCATGTGGTGgagtaatattaaaaaatgaaaaatgtataTTTTTGTGATACATATCAAAATGGTAAAAATACACACTTTTAtgagaaaatagaaaaataatatttttataattaataataaatctCCGCATCTTTTTGTACCTAGTAAATTTTGGAAGGATActcatagaaaaaaaaaattactccaaaGGTATCCAAAATAAAGAAGATATTGTGCCCAGCTTTTGTGGTACTCCCTTCCCTCCACCAATTCATGTCTTAGGAGAAAGGGGGcatggattttaaaaatatatatattatttatttgttgagtggagaATAGGGCAcgacttttaagaaaaaataatttatttgttaagaaaataattactaaaaataagtatgacacgaattggtggacggaccaaaatgacaaattaggacACGGAttggtggacagagggagtaattgaGAATTGAAAAGTTAAAAactagtactcccttcgtcccgttATTCATGgcttgtttcttttcggcacaggaATTAAGGAGAGTTAAAGTAGATGGATAAATAGGATGACCCACATGTTTAAggattgttgggaaccttgtggaatatcctaactagggatggcaacgggctggatctggaccgggtctggccaataccagatccagatccgtttttatataccggatccagatccagatccagatctgtGGATctaaaaattttggatccagatccagatccgcgggtccacgggtccagatccatggatctactatttttaaactaaattaaaaaaaatttacaaaatcaacaacatctaatttccatcatgaagaatataacacaaaatacttttatctaattacttttagtttttattcttttgaatataatttatttattatttttaatttagttaatattattagtaaactaaatataaaatataaaaaatatatataaaataaaacggatccacgggtcggatctgggccggaaccggatctaaaatttcaagatccagatccagatccgttttcaaaactgagatccagatccagatccagatccgttgggtccaaaaaattgagatccagatccaccgtaaaaacggatctggatccacggatctggaccggatccaagatccactgccatccctaatcctaacccttgttttgatgataccaaaattcataagacttatttgtaatagactagaatcgttttgaactcaagtgttagagttcgtttctagtttagttgcggtgtcgaagactgaagactgaagactgaagaatgaagactgaagactgaagactgcagataccaactgaagtatcagttgaagaatcagttgaagactgattatttaatacgcgcaatggactgatactaaagtcaagtatcagttgaacattcctcctaggactgatcttccaatgttcagaggaatccacgtacgcacaagtacagccgcattaaatgcagagatctcaatatcttatctctgcagaggtcattcctatctggtggttacttttcagagatgtcacatctcctgtccatcaaagagagccgtttccacacagacaaggaacctcgaagattgaagcctcagcccaaattcgaattgctctccaacggaagaaatcttgaggacgatttacgccaacggatctattcaagagttctcctacaaatagcgctcgaggatcacttcaatcttcaccgattcaacaacataagctgaagctctgccgaaattgctactcagcctaaagcctaaccgcccaaagcttgaatcgaagaagagaattccaaagccaaaatcagtcactgctgattacatacattctcttagaccctaggcatatatctgtttacccagaagccaaaggtcaaacttgcttcaaataacatgttctttgtaagtatagttggcactcgtttaaacctctcccccataagagtgtttgagtgattcggagttcagaaaggtactctgaactctgagtgaaaagtctgagcacgaggtgtgcttagcagggaaatcctacgcgaggtgtgtgggtgctgaagaggggttatcttcagtttacggttgtgtgcaccaggcaagcacacgggtacggtttgcagtgcaccaggcaagcacttgcggagtggattgttggtctgatcaaccagccgtggatgtaggaaaaggtttttccgaaccacgtaaaagtctctgtgttatttacagctttcagttttacattcatacttgtgctatttcatttgataaaactgaacactgactaacagtaaagagaaaccttaatccaacaacttgctccaccgaggctattgcgaaattaagtttaatttccgctgcgtatgatatcaatctgactgaactatcctctgatagtaaggaagagcgatatcatctctatctttgcaaacacgactgaagcccttatttaaatcagttaagttccagtaacttaactgataactcattactgaagagctttcagtatcagtcgtcaaccctgttggtcaaaactgatttcagtaaaacaggagtctttgtttgcgtgtaaagtttcgttttaatctctgactgagatccctctgattgaggtcagtagataatcataaaaatagcctataggtgtattctcccccccccatacacctattcgagaccccccggacctaacaaggATGTTGTTAATATTACTAATTATTGTTTACTTTAAATTAAATGTTGACttgcaattaattaattaattaatctaaaattaatttaatttaataaaaacatgtttatttttttcctttcctaAAATCCGAAATCTGGAGaacaatttaataaaaataaatgctgAAACAAACATCAGTGGCACCAAAGTTGAAAAGTAACCAAATTTTCATTTCACTTTTACCAAAGTTCAAATTTTCCTCTAATATGTTCCAAAGGCATCTATAGTTGTGGCAATAGGATCTTCAACATAATCATTTGAACTGGGGTGTAACCCACTAGCTGAAAAGCCACAGAATCTGCCACAGTAGCATTCCAGGCCACAACTTCATCCCACAATTCCTTACAGAGTAATTGACAAAGGGGATAGTTAGTACTATCATTCAAAATTGGAGATTCAGGGGTAACTAGATCACAGACCGATTTTCTCACAGGATTTTGGGGGCGGCGATAGATCGGAGCCCGTGGAAACAAGACCTATCCCATCTCCACAACGGCCATCGATCTCACTAAAGTTGAGAGAGTCTTCCGTTGTATCTGACATTTCAGCCGAGAACGGGAAATCTTCCTCCGACGGTGATCCCCAATCGGAGCACGAGTCCTCGGTGTCCGGCACGTACTGTCCGCTCAGTTAAGCCTCCCACATGGACTTCATCACGGCGGCAGAGAAGCGCCATTAAGGGCGACGCGCGGTGGCAGAGATCCGCCGATCTAATGGCGGCGAAAGGGACAGAGATTCGCAAAGCaatcgggagagagagagaggcgcgaTTTAGGGTTTCAGAGGAAAGGTGCGGCGCAAGTGAGAGAGAGGGTGTTACATATCTGCTTTTTTTAGGGTTAGGTGATCTcccttaattaattagtgtagtTAATTACACccttattattttcaaaataggaAACATGCCATGaatattgggacaacccaaaaaggaaaataggtCATGTATAATGAGACgcagggagtaattttttattgAGTATCTTGTGAGGTTGCATACTTGCATAAGTGGATGAGATAAAATGTGACTGCTTTGAGCGGGAAATGATTTTTTTGGTGGCAAAGTGCGTGCAAAAAT includes these proteins:
- the LOC131021817 gene encoding uncharacterized protein LOC131021817 — translated: MRKITEMRSETLTLILVNLAGIMERADESLLPGVYKEVGAALHADPTRLGSLTLFRSIVQSSCYPLAAYLAVRHNRTSVIALGAFLWAAATFLVAISSTFAEVAISRGLNGIGLAIVTPAIQSLVADSTDDTNRGTAFGWLQLTGNLGSIIGGLLSVLIASTSVMGIPGWRIAFHLVAILSVVIGALVHLFANDPRFIDSDGKKKEQPPHKPFKEEVRELVKEAKAVIKVPSFQILVAQGVSGSFPWSSLSFAPMWLELMGFSHKKTATILTLFNVAGSLGGLFGGKMGDTLAKPLPNAGRIILSQISSGSAIPLAAILLLGLPDDPSTAAMHGFVFFVMGFFISWNAPATNNPIFAEIVPERARTNIYALDRSFESILSSFAPPVVGILAQRVYGYKPLPAGPVDSKSIETDRENAASLGKALYTAISIPMAICCAFYSFLYCTYPRDRDRARMEALIQSEMLEIETENSGLVEERPQLRVSLNNSVEERTVIDVDYEGDASLEFDENDEQRLLSRDGGKV